From a region of the Triticum aestivum cultivar Chinese Spring chromosome 7D, IWGSC CS RefSeq v2.1, whole genome shotgun sequence genome:
- the LOC123169535 gene encoding uncharacterized protein: MDSPSAPPALLLSFRALPYGSSSRRSLCLRSKKRLQRLPSPGTGRRHVAAAAVDKLAPRPPEAGRLRWKYRLACRGSYDSGDGLPGPPPPPPSGESVDVWRPALSRWDVPWQWPTVSLTMVACALSALLAGKVEQSVLEYLGYQAGEATIDEKAGVLFLEQFSVTAVAIGVIFGITNTFRPFSDDIFRYDFKEPFKLQNGWLLWAGIGLFFALVSISLTGAVMTFLNGETTQRETDSLGLLLPLIGSSNISTACLLGITGVLAPILEETVFRGFLMVSLTMWFSTPVSVLITAVVFAFAHLTPGEFPQLFVLGVALGFSYSQTRNLLTPITIHAAWNSGVILLLTFLQLQGYDIKELLQAS; this comes from the exons ATGGACTCGCCGTCGGCTCCGCCCGCCCTCCTCCTCAGCTTCCGCGCGCTGCCCtacggcagcagcagcagaagatCCCTCTGCCTCCGCTCGAAGAAGAGGCTGCAGCGATTGCCTTCACCAGGAACCGGTCGCCgtcacgtggcggcggcggcggtggacaagcTCGCGCCCCGGCCGCCGGAGGCTGGCCGTCTGAGGTGGAAGTACCGGCTAGCGTGCCGCGGGTCCTACGATTCAGGAGACgggcttcccgggcctcctcctccgcctccttccggTGAG AGCGTGGATGTGTGGCGTCCTGCCCTTAGCAGATGGGATGTCCCATGGCAGTGGCCAACCGTGTCCCTCACCATGGTGGCCTGTGCACTAAG CGCTCTTTTGGCAGGAAAGGTTGAGCAGTCAGTTTTGGAGTATCTAGGCTATCAAGCCGGAGAGGCAACTATTGATGAGAAGGCCGGGGTACTCTTTTTGGAACAATT TAGTGTGACAGCAGTTGCCATTGGAGTTATTTTTGGCATCACCAATACCTTCCGACCATTCTCGGATGACATATTTCGTTATG ATTTTAAGGAACCATTTAAGCTGCAAAACGGCTGGCTCCTGTGGGCTGGAATTGGCCTCTTTTTTGCTCTAGTTTCCATTTCTTTAACTGGAGCAGTGATGACCTTTCTGAATGGTGAAACCACACAGAGAGAG ACTGACTCGCTAGGTCTTCTATTGCCACTGATAGGCTCGTCGAATATCAG CACTGCCTGTCTGCTGGGCATCACTGGGGTTCTTGCACCAATTTTGGAGGAAACTGTATTTAGAGGATTTCTAATGGTATCCTTGACTATGTG GTTTTCTACGCCAGTATCTGTTCTGATCACAGCTGTGGTGTTTGCCTTTGCTCATCTTACACCAGGAGAGTTTCCCCAACTTTTTGTGCTTG GTGTGGCACTGGGATTCTCATATTCTCAAACTCGGAATCTTCTTACTCCTATCACAATTCATGCTGCTTGGAATTCCGGAGTAATATTGTTACTAACCTTTCTTcag CTGCAGGGATATGATATCAAGGAGCTGCTGCAGGCATCTTGA